A genomic window from Brachyspira sp. SAP_772 includes:
- a CDS encoding tetratricopeptide repeat protein has product MKLIKILLAIFMLYISAYSKDILQYSQKTVSDRNLDINLENVNIITNDFLNNANEEIKIDITNKLNEAKLLIKESKYNEAINICNLLEESYKDYYDIYYTRGLAYYRHGDLYYASLDFSKIINWYINDREVHTNITDFFYKINEYEYALIAYISAYKIYNDNYWLYLAGDIALRNFDIKSAEKYYSLCIKNGSECGYEGFGDISIFKKQYDDAINNYNVALIENVSNNNNLIRINSKISNATVQKELYIWDSYIISNDYTNAFIKLDSLSNYTKDFPEIELALAKTYFKTQNYTEAKSMINSFIRNNKDFDEAYAILAQIFLYEGKEREAINILEEGLKYSYNKPRLYETLANMLYNYGYLYYPNEIISQIVGIYDISDENKIEYTKYLIFKRDYKKARDILVSINAYRNTVARLMKSLENNLILDRADYLYNKGLYVNVVNLIMNSRFEGYEEQKRLWYIANSYSKLGSTDEAIKLLKTAFDNNTISIDNVLLLRELLGIRVKSNDISDYQKEIYLTDIKSTLFWEDDLKYNTSLITDKVFEYLRNDRYEEAINYIDGLKNIDTKDPYIKKINSIIYGYYASYLYNQKDYEKSKNIANLATRINRDNYDAIAIKNKIYIDSYLASMGNYNNVNGYVKFSEVRREVLRIAPAYMNNVIALAESLAYEYDNSAYDMTYNIFKYVNVEGAKDAILGRIYSKSRLYGYSINAFDRASKYMEVDLLWKVDSIVNVSSYPLSLFNLNNEYESDRDYYALSKLNVKLGNNDAAMRYANRAVLINGDNLDYLYQISYVNEITGNINEALEGYENIISINKNQAAANYRASIVALNNFRDYNKAQKYALNYISLLPDDASGYALLARIYKLRAESYIDRNTNTLLKQSLQLYKTALNKSVWGKDMNDKKYIEREIEDILNKLLK; this is encoded by the coding sequence ATGAAATTAATAAAGATACTGCTTGCTATTTTTATGCTATATATTTCGGCATATTCCAAAGATATTTTACAATATTCTCAAAAAACTGTATCTGATAGAAATTTGGATATTAATTTAGAGAATGTTAATATTATTACAAATGATTTTTTAAATAATGCAAATGAAGAAATAAAAATAGATATTACAAATAAATTAAATGAAGCTAAACTATTAATAAAAGAGTCAAAATATAATGAAGCTATTAATATTTGTAATTTATTAGAAGAAAGTTATAAAGATTATTATGATATTTATTATACGAGAGGGCTTGCTTATTACAGGCATGGAGATTTATATTATGCTTCTTTAGATTTTAGTAAGATTATAAATTGGTATATTAATGATAGGGAAGTACATACTAATATAACTGATTTCTTTTATAAGATTAATGAATACGAATATGCTTTAATAGCTTATATATCTGCATATAAAATATATAATGATAATTATTGGTTATATTTGGCTGGAGATATTGCTTTAAGAAATTTTGATATAAAGAGTGCTGAGAAATATTATAGTTTATGTATAAAAAATGGCAGTGAATGCGGATACGAAGGTTTTGGAGATATTAGTATTTTTAAAAAACAGTATGATGATGCCATAAACAATTATAATGTAGCCCTTATAGAAAATGTTTCTAATAATAATAATTTAATTAGAATAAACTCTAAAATATCAAATGCTACAGTTCAGAAAGAGCTTTATATTTGGGATAGTTATATAATATCTAATGATTATACTAATGCATTTATTAAATTAGATTCTCTTTCCAATTATACAAAAGATTTTCCTGAAATAGAACTTGCTTTGGCTAAAACTTATTTTAAAACTCAAAATTATACTGAAGCTAAAAGCATGATAAATAGTTTTATAAGAAATAATAAAGATTTTGATGAAGCTTATGCTATACTTGCTCAAATATTTTTGTATGAAGGTAAAGAAAGAGAGGCTATAAATATATTAGAAGAGGGGCTAAAATATTCTTATAATAAGCCTAGATTATATGAAACACTTGCTAATATGCTTTATAATTATGGGTACTTATATTATCCAAATGAAATAATTTCTCAAATTGTAGGTATATATGATATATCTGATGAAAATAAAATAGAATACACTAAATATTTGATATTTAAAAGAGACTATAAAAAAGCAAGAGATATATTAGTTAGTATTAATGCTTATAGAAATACGGTTGCTAGATTGATGAAATCTCTTGAAAATAATCTTATTCTTGATAGGGCTGATTATTTATATAATAAGGGGCTATATGTTAATGTTGTTAATTTAATTATGAATAGCAGATTTGAAGGTTATGAAGAGCAAAAAAGATTATGGTATATTGCAAATAGCTATTCTAAATTAGGCTCTACAGATGAAGCAATTAAACTTTTAAAAACAGCTTTTGATAATAATACTATCAGTATTGATAATGTTTTATTATTAAGAGAATTACTAGGTATAAGAGTAAAATCAAACGATATTTCTGATTATCAAAAAGAGATATACCTCACAGATATAAAATCTACTTTATTTTGGGAAGATGATTTAAAATATAATACTTCTCTTATTACGGATAAAGTATTTGAATATTTAAGAAATGATAGATATGAAGAAGCTATAAATTATATAGATGGACTTAAAAATATTGATACTAAAGATCCTTATATAAAAAAGATAAACTCTATAATATATGGTTATTATGCTTCATATTTATATAATCAAAAAGATTATGAAAAATCAAAAAATATTGCTAATTTAGCTACAAGAATTAATAGAGATAATTATGATGCTATAGCTATAAAAAATAAGATATATATTGATTCTTATTTAGCTTCTATGGGCAATTATAATAATGTTAATGGATATGTTAAGTTTTCTGAAGTTAGAAGGGAGGTTTTAAGAATAGCACCTGCTTATATGAATAATGTTATAGCTTTAGCAGAATCATTGGCATATGAATATGATAATAGTGCTTATGATATGACTTATAATATTTTTAAGTATGTTAATGTTGAAGGAGCAAAAGACGCTATATTAGGAAGAATTTATAGTAAAAGCAGATTATATGGATATTCTATTAATGCTTTTGACAGGGCTTCTAAATATATGGAAGTGGATTTGCTTTGGAAGGTGGATAGTATTGTTAATGTTTCATCTTATCCTTTATCTTTATTTAATTTAAATAATGAATATGAATCTGATAGAGATTATTATGCATTATCAAAATTAAATGTTAAACTTGGAAATAATGATGCTGCTATGAGATATGCTAATAGAGCTGTTTTAATTAATGGTGATAATCTTGACTATTTGTATCAGATATCTTATGTAAATGAAATAACAGGCAATATTAATGAAGCACTAGAAGGGTATGAGAATATAATTAGCATTAATAAAAATCAGGCAGCTGCAAATTATAGAGCTTCTATTGTAGCATTAAATAATTTTAGAGATTATAACAAGGCACAGAAATATGCTCTAAATTATATTTCACTTCTTCCTGATGATGCAAGCGGATATGCTTTACTTGCTAGAATATATAAATTGAGAGCTGAAAGTTATATAGACAGAAACACAAATACTCTTCTAAAACAATCTTTGCAATTATATAAAACAGCATTGAATAAATCTGTTTGGGGCAAAGATATGAATGATAAAAAATACATAGAAAGAGAAATAGAAGATATATTAAATAAACTATTAAAATAA
- a CDS encoding glycosyltransferase — MKEIIILTSNITIKNKTNIFILNLIELLYKKGVKVTLYSNKFPKTFHGYITKKHLSLKFTNIKEIANQSKNANAIIAIDYPMNIIAYKIKNMFNKMRITSPLIIWYSINFQKNIYKNNNKRKLKEDYKSISNIDIVLCANEKTKNMLEYIYNNKAIEIIRPYYSPYIFNNNNNKENYILTFFNAENSIYKCTAAYCEYINNSIKNNKEIYKLIIVGYNKYLEDNINKLNIKDYVELVDYNSNIEKIISNAYTILIHNIDDPFYIELISSWNNKQIPIIDSKSPSAEISIDNKNALIYNSQNPISLCNKLITLIEDKELYNSLSSSIENIPSIEDSANQLLEIISKKL; from the coding sequence ATGAAAGAAATAATAATATTAACATCAAATATCACAATAAAAAATAAAACAAATATATTTATATTGAATTTAATAGAGTTATTATATAAAAAAGGGGTAAAAGTAACATTATATTCAAATAAATTTCCAAAAACTTTTCATGGATACATTACAAAAAAACATCTGTCATTAAAGTTTACAAATATAAAAGAAATAGCAAATCAATCAAAAAATGCCAACGCAATAATAGCTATAGACTATCCGATGAATATAATAGCATACAAAATAAAAAATATGTTTAATAAGATGAGAATAACTTCACCTTTAATAATATGGTATTCAATAAACTTTCAAAAAAATATATATAAAAATAATAATAAAAGAAAATTAAAAGAAGATTATAAAAGTATTTCAAATATAGATATAGTGTTATGTGCCAATGAAAAAACAAAAAACATGTTGGAATATATTTATAATAATAAAGCAATAGAAATTATACGCCCATATTACTCACCATATATTTTTAATAATAATAACAATAAAGAGAATTATATACTCACTTTCTTTAATGCAGAAAACAGCATATATAAATGCACTGCTGCCTACTGTGAATATATAAATAATTCAATAAAAAATAATAAAGAGATATACAAATTAATAATAGTAGGATACAACAAATACTTAGAAGATAATATAAATAAATTAAATATAAAAGACTATGTAGAGTTAGTGGATTATAATTCTAATATAGAAAAGATAATATCAAACGCCTATACAATTTTAATACATAATATAGACGACCCTTTCTATATAGAATTAATATCCTCTTGGAATAATAAACAAATACCAATAATAGATTCTAAAAGCCCATCCGCTGAGATTAGCATAGATAATAAAAATGCTCTAATATATAACTCTCAAAATCCAATATCTTTATGTAATAAATTAATTACACTCATAGAAGATAAAGAGTTATATAATAGCCTTTCATCTTCAATAGAAAATATTCCAAGTATTGAAGATAGTGCAAATCAATTATTAGAAATAATATCAAAAAAATTATAA
- the dnaJ gene encoding molecular chaperone DnaJ: protein MANKRDYYEVLGVNKTASADEIKKAYRKLAMQYHPDRNPGNKEAEEKFKEATEAYEILSDEKKRAQYDQFGFQGVHSDFADAYGRGGFDFSQMFGGSGGFGDLDDIFSSFFGGGFSSRGSRSQRRGNDLRHDITLSLEDAVFGKKMEIKLDKKDICDACHGSGAEPGTKTQTCPSCNGTGEVRMAQGFFSVRRTCSRCNGTGSIVTTPCKKCHGTGTIKKPKTISVNIPKGIDDNTQLRIAGEGEAIAGGVNGDLYLYIHVAPHQYFVREGIDLITEVGINIVQATLGDDIFIETLDKKKVKIKIPAGTNSGQIFKLKGNGANHINRSSRGDLFVIVNIDVNNKLSSEEKRLFNELKKVIPNNEEPKLRKPSRNNL, encoded by the coding sequence ATGGCAAACAAAAGAGATTATTACGAAGTATTGGGAGTAAATAAAACAGCTAGTGCTGATGAAATTAAAAAGGCATATAGAAAATTAGCTATGCAATATCACCCTGATAGAAATCCGGGAAATAAAGAAGCAGAAGAGAAGTTTAAAGAAGCTACAGAAGCTTATGAAATATTATCTGATGAGAAGAAACGTGCACAATATGATCAATTTGGTTTTCAAGGTGTTCATAGTGATTTTGCTGATGCTTATGGAAGAGGCGGATTTGACTTTTCACAAATGTTTGGAGGTTCTGGCGGTTTTGGGGATTTGGATGATATATTTAGTTCTTTTTTTGGAGGCGGATTTTCTTCTAGAGGTTCAAGAAGTCAAAGAAGAGGTAATGATTTAAGACATGATATTACACTTTCTCTTGAAGATGCTGTATTTGGAAAAAAGATGGAGATTAAATTAGATAAAAAAGATATTTGTGATGCTTGTCATGGAAGTGGAGCTGAACCCGGTACAAAAACTCAAACTTGTCCTTCTTGTAATGGTACAGGCGAAGTAAGAATGGCTCAGGGATTTTTTAGTGTGAGAAGAACTTGCAGCAGATGTAATGGTACTGGCTCTATTGTTACTACACCTTGTAAAAAATGTCATGGAACTGGTACTATTAAAAAGCCTAAAACTATATCTGTTAATATACCTAAGGGAATTGATGATAATACTCAATTAAGAATAGCTGGTGAAGGTGAGGCTATAGCTGGAGGTGTAAATGGAGATTTATATCTTTATATACATGTTGCACCGCATCAATATTTTGTTAGAGAGGGTATTGATTTAATTACTGAAGTGGGTATTAATATAGTGCAAGCTACTTTAGGTGATGATATATTTATAGAAACATTAGATAAGAAAAAAGTAAAAATAAAAATTCCTGCTGGCACTAATAGCGGACAGATTTTTAAGTTAAAAGGAAATGGTGCTAATCATATTAATAGGTCATCTCGAGGAGATTTATTTGTTATAGTAAATATTGATGTTAATAATAAATTATCTTCTGAAGAGAAAAGATTATTTAATGAACTTAAAAAAGTTATTCCAAATAATGAAGAGCCAAAATTGAGAAAACCTAGCAGAAATAATTTATAA
- a CDS encoding DnaJ domain-containing protein has product MDYYKILNVNIFASEEKIKKSYRELAKLYHPDRNAGDDTSANKFKEITEAYDVLSDKKKRMEYNIKYLANNKYVITGLAALGLGVSIIVGSKRRK; this is encoded by the coding sequence ATGGATTATTATAAAATACTTAATGTTAATATATTTGCAAGTGAAGAGAAAATAAAAAAGTCTTATAGGGAGTTAGCAAAATTATATCACCCTGATAGAAATGCTGGAGATGATACTAGTGCTAATAAGTTTAAAGAGATTACTGAGGCTTATGATGTTTTATCTGACAAAAAAAAGAGAATGGAATATAATATTAAGTATTTAGCTAACAATAAATATGTTATTACAGGCCTAGCAGCTTTAGGTTTAGGCGTTAGTATAATAGTTGGAAGTAAGAGAAGAAAATAA
- a CDS encoding YoaK family protein, whose amino-acid sequence MRSNLISFIKRKNESIHTTQTIYIASIFSIIGGFVDSYTYITRDGVFAYAQTGNIIFLAMSIAERNFFEAIHYLISIFVFIIGIWFALYIKKILNKKKLMELEYLVILINAIILFVVGLLPRDIFDSLVISFIAFMSGILMITFNRVEGLAYVTNMCTGNLRSASENFFKFLFNKDKTGLKNGLIYLSILLCFMFGAFLGSLFTNILGTKSIWIASGLLLIVESLMFFDN is encoded by the coding sequence ATGAGAAGTAATCTCATCTCTTTCATTAAAAGAAAGAATGAATCAATACATACAACACAAACTATTTATATTGCGTCAATATTTAGTATTATAGGGGGATTTGTTGATTCATATACTTATATTACAAGAGATGGTGTATTTGCCTATGCTCAGACAGGAAACATTATATTTCTTGCTATGAGTATTGCTGAAAGAAATTTCTTTGAGGCTATACATTATTTAATATCTATTTTTGTATTTATAATAGGTATTTGGTTTGCATTATATATAAAAAAAATATTAAATAAAAAAAAATTAATGGAATTAGAATATTTAGTAATACTAATAAATGCCATTATACTTTTTGTAGTTGGTCTTTTACCTAGAGATATATTTGACAGTTTAGTTATCAGTTTTATAGCTTTTATGTCTGGTATTTTGATGATAACTTTTAATAGGGTTGAGGGACTTGCTTATGTTACTAATATGTGTACTGGAAATTTGAGATCTGCTTCAGAAAATTTTTTTAAATTCTTGTTTAATAAAGATAAAACAGGTTTAAAAAATGGTCTTATATATTTAAGTATTTTATTATGTTTTATGTTTGGAGCATTTTTGGGTAGTTTATTTACTAACATTTTAGGTACTAAAAGTATATGGATAGCTAGCGGATTATTGCTTATAGTTGAGAGTTTAATGTTTTTTGATAATTAA
- a CDS encoding META domain-containing protein, producing MKKNNLKKIFIIFIFFIIFSCSSTKKSLSVSSSTLTGKTYKLMNMFEDNGITISFYNTEFYGYGGANTYFGEYELRRGNILFIKNIEVTKISEEEEAITEEKDYLKYLTAASSIEFNGEELVINTLDNDLKLIFKRLY from the coding sequence ATGAAAAAAAATAATTTAAAAAAGATATTTATAATATTTATATTTTTTATAATATTTTCTTGTTCCTCCACTAAGAAATCATTATCAGTGTCATCTAGCACACTTACAGGTAAAACTTATAAGCTTATGAATATGTTTGAAGATAATGGTATTACAATATCTTTTTATAATACAGAGTTTTACGGTTATGGCGGAGCTAATACATATTTTGGAGAATATGAACTTAGAAGAGGTAATATTTTATTTATAAAAAACATAGAAGTTACAAAAATATCAGAAGAAGAAGAGGCTATAACTGAAGAAAAAGATTATTTAAAATATTTAACAGCCGCTTCATCTATAGAGTTTAATGGTGAAGAGTTAGTTATAAACACTTTAGATAATGATCTTAAGCTTATTTTTAAAAGACTTTATTAG
- a CDS encoding META domain-containing protein: MKKFFIFILLLICSCSTTEQNKITENNTTDKKDILDGRKFKLVSIYPEMGITIEFNDNKINGFSAVNRYSSLYEIDGDIFNVYNLITTLMSGSKDKMKAEDEYLRLLKDATSYKVEGKKLTLYTLLSSNYLVFEEI, encoded by the coding sequence ATGAAAAAGTTCTTTATTTTTATATTGTTATTAATATGTTCATGTTCTACTACAGAGCAAAACAAAATCACAGAAAATAATACAACAGATAAAAAAGATATATTAGATGGCAGAAAGTTTAAATTAGTTAGTATATATCCAGAGATGGGTATTACAATTGAATTTAATGATAATAAAATAAATGGTTTTTCAGCAGTTAATAGATATTCATCTTTATATGAGATAGATGGAGATATTTTTAATGTATATAATTTAATAACAACATTAATGTCTGGAAGTAAAGATAAAATGAAAGCAGAAGATGAATACTTAAGGCTTTTAAAAGATGCTACTTCATATAAGGTTGAAGGAAAAAAATTAACTTTATACACATTACTTTCTAGTAATTATTTGGTTTTTGAAGAGATATGA
- a CDS encoding peptide ABC transporter substrate-binding protein gives MLKRILLFFCISVLIFSCTNNVSRSSKELFINAGEEPKTIDPTLSGNDFVYPRHVFETLIIKDKNGNLQGGACESWDISDDGLTYTFHLRENGKWSDGLNVTANDFVYALQRAANPASAAEYTSFVEYIKNAIKILSSELPVEELGVKAIDDYTLEITLEAPTGYFLDILTYPIFAPVRKDIIEKYGDKWSLSPESYIGNGAFIMTERNPDEKIVVIKNTNYWNKDNIVPEKITFVMMKDATLALAGIKDGSLDFSVNIIEQDLAKLKEEGIINIAPYFSTVAFGINATNEVLKDVRIRKALSLAIDRNYIVENVVPTAKSPTSAWVPVGAYDVSGDFRENGGEYIDLSKDAYSNNVEMAKKLLAEAGYPNGENFPVLEYKTTSDLVYMQVAEAVQQMWKENLGIDLKITALEWAAYQQMRSDKDYQLIRTLWIGDYSDPMTFLENYLSYRSQNSTGYSNAMFDQYIETARSTANQNIRMEAMHKAEKLLVAEDNLLIPIYNPSNPTLVSKRLKDYVLTPLQEYQFHYAYLE, from the coding sequence ATGTTAAAAAGAATATTACTATTTTTTTGTATTTCTGTTTTAATTTTTTCATGTACAAATAATGTAAGTCGTTCTTCAAAAGAATTGTTTATTAATGCTGGGGAAGAGCCAAAGACAATAGACCCTACATTATCTGGAAATGATTTTGTTTATCCAAGACATGTATTTGAAACTTTGATAATTAAAGATAAGAATGGAAATTTGCAAGGCGGAGCTTGTGAGAGTTGGGATATTTCAGATGATGGACTTACATATACTTTTCATTTGAGAGAGAATGGTAAGTGGTCTGACGGATTAAATGTAACAGCAAATGATTTTGTTTATGCTTTACAAAGAGCTGCTAATCCTGCTAGTGCTGCTGAATATACTTCATTTGTAGAATATATAAAAAATGCTATAAAAATACTTTCTAGCGAACTTCCAGTAGAAGAACTTGGAGTAAAAGCAATAGATGATTATACTTTAGAAATAACTTTAGAGGCTCCTACAGGTTATTTTTTAGATATACTTACTTATCCTATATTTGCTCCTGTTAGAAAAGACATAATAGAAAAGTACGGAGATAAATGGTCATTAAGCCCAGAAAGCTATATTGGTAATGGTGCCTTTATTATGACAGAAAGAAACCCTGATGAAAAGATAGTTGTAATTAAAAATACTAACTATTGGAATAAAGATAATATTGTTCCAGAAAAAATTACTTTTGTGATGATGAAAGATGCTACTTTAGCACTTGCTGGTATAAAAGATGGTTCATTAGACTTTTCTGTTAATATTATAGAGCAAGATTTAGCAAAACTTAAAGAAGAGGGTATAATTAATATAGCTCCATATTTTTCTACAGTTGCTTTTGGTATAAATGCTACTAATGAAGTTTTAAAGGATGTAAGAATAAGAAAGGCATTATCTTTGGCAATAGATAGAAATTATATAGTAGAAAATGTTGTTCCTACTGCAAAATCACCTACTAGTGCTTGGGTTCCTGTGGGGGCTTATGATGTTAGCGGAGATTTTAGAGAAAATGGCGGAGAATATATTGATTTATCTAAAGATGCTTATTCTAATAATGTTGAGATGGCTAAAAAATTATTGGCTGAAGCAGGATATCCTAATGGTGAGAATTTTCCTGTATTAGAATATAAAACTACTTCAGATTTGGTTTATATGCAGGTAGCTGAGGCTGTGCAGCAGATGTGGAAAGAGAATTTGGGTATTGATTTGAAAATAACTGCTTTAGAATGGGCTGCTTATCAGCAAATGAGAAGTGACAAAGATTATCAGCTTATAAGAACTTTATGGATTGGTGATTATAGTGACCCTATGACTTTCTTAGAAAATTATTTAAGCTATAGAAGTCAAAACTCTACAGGATATAGTAATGCTATGTTTGACCAATATATAGAAACTGCTAGATCTACTGCTAATCAAAATATAAGAATGGAGGCTATGCATAAAGCTGAAAAATTATTAGTAGCAGAAGATAATTTGCTTATCCCAATATACAATCCATCAAATCCAACTTTGGTAAGCAAAAGATTAAAAGATTATGTATTAACTCCATTACAAGAATATCAATTTCACTATGCTTATTTAGAATAA
- a CDS encoding GerMN domain-containing protein, with the protein MPRYEQLKAKSKGISYTRRTRSEDKEFNFKKPIIISVLFILLVSILFTVIKKYSPMVDIAVKDFFSINHREALTLETTGSENENKISFLDNVPLFNFFIKSNTNETLSIMAYETNSMLETSVNTNTTQNNSTITRDSLSVFFNNNNQDNNPNYIEEQKDNIANAEEQNQNNIVNDSYNYIQEMIQQNKNLDNDNAKNNNLENITQVEKKNNYLEKVTNSINNKTSQENKNTAIANNSNISSSIFYDILKPKENTSRDIKTMRPATTTYSSTPPSYMRNNNEPKEKYNTNNYNYYFRGDKKEENNYNSRERVITSGNDSVKKPPVKNNTQEDYERLVDSLVNNNNNNNNNNNISETRNNTIEETTSKRDLIANSQTSTMPNNNSIIKNNNDYNRVINDLVNPNNTERVIKNNERIINNTERQINNNVVREENKIINTKENIEKKEIIQKAQKDIAKYKTSKANNSVKRDYSNERSLKNTNNEGVYLVEYDENTGSITLIFRKRNIENNNSIEETIKTLLEGATDNENKNNIISCIPKDTELLDIFVEGNTVYLNFNESFEFNPLGNEGTMLQIYQLVYTATQFEGIDNVIFLIDGNLNETIGAEGAIENMPFTRFE; encoded by the coding sequence GTGCCAAGATATGAGCAATTAAAAGCTAAATCTAAAGGTATATCATATACAAGAAGAACAAGAAGTGAAGATAAAGAGTTTAATTTTAAAAAACCTATAATTATATCGGTTTTATTTATATTACTTGTATCTATACTGTTTACTGTTATAAAAAAATATTCCCCTATGGTAGATATTGCTGTAAAAGATTTTTTTAGCATTAATCACAGAGAAGCTCTCACATTAGAAACAACAGGAAGTGAGAATGAAAACAAAATAAGTTTCTTGGATAATGTACCGCTCTTTAATTTCTTTATAAAATCTAATACAAATGAAACTTTATCAATTATGGCTTATGAAACAAACTCTATGCTCGAGACTTCTGTAAATACAAATACTACACAAAACAACTCTACAATTACAAGAGATTCATTATCTGTATTTTTTAATAATAATAATCAAGATAATAACCCAAACTATATAGAAGAACAAAAAGATAATATAGCAAATGCAGAAGAACAAAATCAAAACAATATAGTTAATGATTCATATAATTATATACAAGAGATGATACAGCAAAATAAAAATCTAGATAATGATAATGCAAAAAATAATAATTTAGAAAATATAACCCAAGTAGAAAAAAAAAATAACTATCTAGAAAAAGTAACTAATTCAATAAATAATAAAACATCTCAGGAAAATAAAAATACTGCTATAGCAAATAATAGCAACATTTCTTCAAGTATATTTTATGATATATTAAAACCAAAAGAAAACACCTCAAGAGATATAAAAACAATGAGACCAGCAACTACTACATATAGCTCAACCCCTCCAAGCTATATGAGAAATAATAATGAACCTAAAGAAAAATATAATACAAATAATTATAATTATTATTTTAGAGGAGACAAAAAAGAAGAGAATAATTATAATTCCAGAGAAAGAGTAATAACTTCAGGAAATGATTCAGTTAAGAAACCACCTGTAAAAAATAATACTCAAGAAGATTATGAAAGATTGGTAGATAGTCTAGTTAATAATAATAATAATAATAATAATAATAATAATATAAGTGAAACAAGAAATAACACTATAGAAGAAACAACATCAAAAAGAGATTTAATAGCAAACTCTCAAACAAGCACAATGCCAAATAATAATAGCATAATAAAAAACAACAATGATTATAATAGAGTGATAAACGACTTAGTTAACCCTAATAATACTGAAAGAGTAATTAAGAACAATGAAAGAATAATTAACAATACTGAAAGACAAATAAATAATAATGTAGTAAGAGAAGAAAACAAAATAATAAACACAAAAGAAAATATAGAAAAAAAAGAAATTATACAAAAAGCACAAAAAGATATAGCAAAATATAAAACTTCAAAAGCAAATAATAGTGTAAAAAGAGATTATTCTAATGAGAGAAGCTTAAAAAACACAAACAATGAAGGAGTGTATTTAGTAGAATATGATGAAAATACAGGCTCTATTACATTAATATTTAGAAAGAGAAACATAGAAAATAACAACTCAATAGAAGAAACAATAAAAACTCTATTAGAGGGTGCTACTGATAATGAAAACAAAAATAATATAATAAGCTGCATCCCTAAAGATACAGAGTTATTAGACATATTTGTAGAAGGTAATACTGTTTATTTGAATTTTAATGAAAGTTTTGAATTTAATCCACTTGGAAATGAAGGCACTATGCTTCAAATATATCAATTAGTATACACAGCAACACAATTTGAAGGTATAGATAATGTTATATTCTTAATAGATGGTAATTTGAATGAAACTATAGGTGCAGAAGGAGCTATAGAAAATATGCCATTTACAAGATTCGAATAA